One genomic segment of Polynucleobacter sp. MWH-UH2A includes these proteins:
- a CDS encoding TolC family protein, translated as MKKLILLIPLLAIVTSVHAINLLPTDDQVKNALYASPKIGAADARKSSLNSKADAIASGSQEFVVRGTRQNRNVTNIPVATTYQEYWAGIERPIRFWGKGGVDEKISDATKTFAGIEFADTMHETSKDLLATWFNYLKALQSRIVAEKNSQLGDQIGRIAQVRYKVGDVARLDAQLATAEQGRLKAFLELAKAHEGASGEAVTQRYQGIALIKNFKWEAIPNLQTKKEILRQQYLERSHELKLVKSDAERFDLQAKRTSLDRLPDPTIGIYTANEFGGAERISGLSLSFPISGSARFSNAAAAASEAEVARQRVLDTEQRISVEFERLWSQMMSRKVAAETLLDSAKSQNDAAQAAEKAYVLGEGTIADLIAARKAANENQLSADLMRLDALESYYRMRLDLHEIWDFD; from the coding sequence ATGAAAAAATTGATCCTATTAATACCTTTACTTGCAATAGTTACTTCTGTTCATGCCATTAACTTACTGCCAACCGATGACCAGGTAAAAAATGCTCTGTATGCGAGTCCAAAAATTGGGGCGGCAGATGCTAGAAAAAGCTCGCTCAATTCAAAAGCAGACGCGATTGCTTCGGGTTCTCAAGAGTTTGTAGTCAGGGGCACTCGTCAAAATCGAAACGTTACCAATATCCCAGTTGCCACAACCTATCAGGAATACTGGGCTGGCATTGAGAGACCTATTCGCTTTTGGGGCAAAGGCGGCGTAGACGAAAAAATTTCAGACGCAACCAAAACATTTGCTGGAATTGAGTTTGCTGACACGATGCATGAAACCAGCAAAGATTTATTGGCAACCTGGTTCAATTATTTAAAGGCATTACAGTCTCGCATTGTTGCTGAAAAAAATAGTCAGTTAGGAGATCAAATCGGCAGAATCGCTCAAGTTCGATATAAGGTCGGGGATGTTGCAAGATTGGATGCTCAATTGGCAACAGCTGAGCAAGGTCGATTGAAGGCATTTCTTGAGCTTGCAAAGGCGCATGAGGGGGCAAGTGGCGAGGCTGTAACTCAGCGTTACCAAGGTATTGCATTGATCAAGAACTTTAAATGGGAAGCTATTCCCAATCTACAGACCAAAAAAGAGATATTGCGCCAGCAGTATTTAGAAAGAAGTCATGAGTTAAAGCTAGTCAAATCTGATGCAGAGCGTTTTGATCTACAAGCTAAACGAACAAGCTTGGATAGATTGCCGGACCCAACTATCGGAATCTACACCGCAAATGAATTTGGTGGTGCAGAAAGGATTAGTGGTTTGAGTCTATCTTTTCCTATATCCGGAAGTGCTCGTTTTTCAAATGCTGCCGCAGCTGCCTCTGAGGCTGAAGTTGCTCGTCAAAGAGTGTTGGATACGGAGCAGCGGATTAGTGTTGAGTTTGAGCGTCTTTGGTCTCAGATGATGAGTCGAAAGGTAGCAGCAGAAACATTGCTTGATTCAGCAAAGAGTCAAAATGATGCAGCACAAGCAGCAGAAAAGGCTTACGTATTGGGCGAAGGAACGATTGCAGATTTGATTGCTGCTAGGAAGGCTGCAAATGAAAACCAGTTATCTGCAGATTTAATGCGCTTGGATGCGCTTGAGTCGTACTATCGAATGCGTCTAGATTTACATGAGATTTGGGATTTTGATTGA
- a CDS encoding N-acetylmuramoyl-L-alanine amidase has translation MNKPKTQTSLTRRRHLKSSLKALGFALLLGELDLAWGAKILGVRVWPSEDYTRITLESDTPLPITQQILTNPDRLVVDVQGLELNPTLKDLVAKVKPNDPYVSQIRVGQFQPGIVRLVFDLKEPIKPQLFTLDPVGEYNYRMVFDLYPSTPPDPLMELVKNSARKETALAKSNEEVDLIAQFATKKDKEVAKGPSGPVVQAIPETKEAAAPSKYKRLITIAIDPGHGGEDPGAIGSLGSKEKHVVLSIAKRLRDKIENESYMRPFLTRDGDYFVPLHTRVQKARRVEADLFVSIHADAFIQPHAKGASVFALSQMGASSTMARWMANKENASDLIGGINIKVQDRQVANLLLDMSTTAQIKDSLQVGNSVLKQIGGFAPLHKGKVEQAGFAVLKAPDVPSILVETAFISNPQEESKLNDDGYQDRIADAILKGIKDYFAKNPTVARRGNA, from the coding sequence ATGAATAAGCCAAAGACACAGACAAGTCTTACTAGAAGGCGTCATCTCAAGTCATCCTTGAAAGCGCTTGGCTTTGCGCTGCTACTGGGCGAGCTCGATCTTGCTTGGGGCGCCAAGATTTTAGGGGTGCGCGTTTGGCCTTCTGAAGACTACACGCGTATTACGCTTGAGTCTGATACGCCCTTACCGATCACACAGCAGATTCTGACCAACCCTGATCGTTTGGTGGTTGATGTTCAAGGATTGGAGCTCAACCCAACACTCAAAGATCTCGTTGCCAAAGTGAAACCGAATGACCCTTATGTCTCGCAAATTCGGGTTGGCCAATTTCAGCCTGGCATTGTGCGTTTGGTATTTGACTTAAAAGAACCCATCAAGCCACAGCTCTTCACATTAGATCCCGTTGGTGAATATAACTACCGTATGGTGTTTGACTTATACCCAAGCACCCCACCCGACCCACTAATGGAGTTAGTGAAAAATAGCGCCCGCAAAGAAACGGCTTTGGCCAAATCAAATGAAGAAGTCGATTTGATTGCGCAATTTGCAACCAAGAAAGATAAAGAAGTAGCAAAAGGCCCCTCTGGCCCAGTCGTTCAAGCCATCCCGGAGACGAAGGAAGCTGCCGCCCCTTCCAAATATAAGCGTTTAATAACGATTGCTATCGATCCTGGCCATGGCGGCGAAGATCCTGGAGCTATTGGCTCTTTAGGATCCAAAGAGAAGCATGTCGTTTTGTCGATTGCTAAGCGTTTACGCGACAAGATTGAAAATGAATCCTACATGCGCCCTTTCTTAACCCGAGATGGCGACTACTTTGTGCCACTACATACCCGTGTCCAGAAAGCCAGAAGAGTTGAGGCAGATTTATTTGTATCCATACATGCAGATGCATTTATTCAGCCGCATGCAAAAGGGGCTTCGGTTTTCGCTCTCTCGCAGATGGGGGCTAGTAGCACCATGGCGCGCTGGATGGCGAATAAAGAAAATGCATCCGATTTGATTGGTGGCATCAACATCAAAGTTCAAGATCGACAAGTGGCTAACCTGCTACTAGATATGTCCACCACTGCTCAGATTAAAGATTCTTTACAAGTTGGCAATTCCGTCTTAAAACAAATTGGTGGATTTGCGCCCTTACACAAAGGCAAGGTTGAGCAAGCGGGTTTTGCTGTTCTTAAGGCGCCAGACGTTCCATCCATCCTCGTAGAGACTGCATTTATTAGCAATCCCCAAGAGGAATCCAAATTAAATGATGATGGCTACCAAGACCGTATTGCCGATGCCATTTTGAAGGGAATTAAGGACTATTTTGCGAAGAATCCAACCGTCGCCAGACGGGGCAACGCATAG
- the tsaE gene encoding tRNA (adenosine(37)-N6)-threonylcarbamoyltransferase complex ATPase subunit type 1 TsaE: protein MAKIPEPLDTITHYCRQEADTAQLAQGIAASIRKGLEQNPGSHLNIALEGDLGAGKTTFARYLIQGLGYAGKVKSPTYTLCEPYALQTNNTPYSAHHFDLYRMRDPLEWQEAGFAEYFDAPGFCLIEWPEKAEGTLPPFDIEIALEAGANENERTVKINALSKQGLTLLKSIA from the coding sequence ATGGCCAAAATACCAGAACCACTGGACACCATTACACATTATTGTAGGCAGGAAGCGGATACCGCTCAGCTCGCCCAAGGCATTGCCGCCAGTATTCGTAAAGGGCTTGAGCAAAACCCTGGCAGCCATCTCAATATAGCGCTTGAGGGTGATTTAGGGGCAGGTAAAACTACCTTTGCTCGATACCTTATTCAAGGTCTAGGCTATGCGGGCAAAGTGAAGAGTCCTACCTACACCCTTTGTGAGCCCTACGCACTTCAAACTAACAACACCCCATACTCCGCACATCACTTCGATCTCTATCGCATGCGTGATCCATTGGAGTGGCAAGAAGCAGGGTTTGCGGAATACTTTGATGCACCCGGGTTTTGCTTAATTGAGTGGCCAGAGAAAGCAGAAGGCACCTTACCCCCATTTGATATTGAGATTGCGCTTGAGGCTGGTGCAAATGAGAATGAACGCACAGTCAAGATCAACGCTTTATCAAAGCAAGGTTTAACTCTATTGAAGAGCATTGCCTAA
- the queG gene encoding tRNA epoxyqueuosine(34) reductase QueG, giving the protein MPLSTDPSSQASGQASFEDAVSLRSWLGAKAVELGFGDLRITDTVLGDASQKLQEWLAEGRHGHMDYMQRHADLRANPGLLVPGALRVICVSMNYLSPDIDFDAELQGIETPTKASVSIYARGRDYHKVLRNRLQEFAKAIEEKVGPFGYRVFTDSAPLMEVELARKAGLGWRGKHTLLLNRESGSTFFLGEVLVDIPLPVDEPQEAHCGTCQSCIDICPTQAITAPYQLDARRCISYLTIENPEAIPIEFRRAMGNRVYGCDDCQLICPWNKFAKRSQLPDFAQRHGLGHASLLQLWSWTEAEFNQRHEGSAIRRIGYSRWRRNLAVGLGNALSSPQVSNEDKRSIRQALQNAMATADPLVAEHIEWALSIETSKD; this is encoded by the coding sequence ATGCCTTTATCTACTGATCCTTCAAGTCAAGCGTCAGGTCAAGCATCGTTCGAGGATGCTGTCTCACTGCGTTCATGGCTTGGAGCAAAGGCAGTGGAGTTGGGCTTTGGTGATCTACGGATTACCGATACGGTATTAGGCGACGCCAGCCAAAAACTCCAAGAATGGTTGGCAGAAGGGCGCCATGGGCACATGGACTACATGCAGCGTCATGCAGACTTACGAGCAAATCCTGGGCTATTGGTACCAGGTGCTCTCAGGGTTATCTGCGTTTCCATGAACTACCTTTCGCCTGACATCGATTTTGATGCCGAGTTGCAAGGCATAGAGACCCCAACAAAAGCTTCAGTCTCGATCTATGCTCGAGGCCGTGACTATCACAAGGTCTTGCGCAATCGTTTGCAAGAGTTCGCAAAAGCCATTGAAGAAAAAGTCGGCCCTTTTGGTTATCGTGTGTTCACGGATTCAGCGCCGTTGATGGAAGTGGAGCTTGCGCGCAAAGCAGGACTTGGCTGGCGAGGCAAGCACACGCTATTACTTAATCGAGAATCAGGATCCACCTTTTTCTTGGGTGAGGTCTTGGTCGATATTCCCTTACCGGTGGATGAGCCTCAAGAGGCACATTGCGGTACTTGTCAATCTTGTATTGATATTTGCCCAACGCAAGCGATTACTGCGCCATATCAGTTAGACGCGCGACGGTGCATTTCGTATTTGACGATTGAAAATCCTGAGGCGATTCCAATAGAGTTCCGCAGAGCAATGGGTAATCGTGTCTACGGTTGTGATGATTGCCAGCTCATTTGTCCATGGAATAAATTTGCAAAGCGTTCTCAACTTCCTGATTTTGCGCAACGTCATGGACTAGGTCATGCTAGCTTGTTACAACTCTGGTCATGGACTGAAGCAGAATTTAATCAGCGTCATGAGGGTAGTGCGATTCGACGTATTGGTTACTCTCGTTGGCGTCGTAATCTCGCTGTTGGCTTGGGCAATGCCTTATCTAGCCCTCAAGTAAGTAATGAAGATAAGCGATCCATACGTCAAGCCTTGCAAAATGCCATGGCTACTGCAGACCCTTTGGTGGCCGAACACATTGAGTGGGCTCTCTCAATTGAAACAAGCAAAGATTGA